The proteins below come from a single Cololabis saira isolate AMF1-May2022 chromosome 2, fColSai1.1, whole genome shotgun sequence genomic window:
- the itgb6 gene encoding integrin beta-6 yields the protein MGLILLSLVLRYWINTVDGSCSTGSAVTCDDCLQLSPHCAWCTQENFTDWFSVSERCDTLDGLLEKGCARYHVEFPTSSSQVFQDQPLGKNTNSSNSTQVSPQKMALKLRPGSEVTFQVKIQRTEDYPVDIYYLMDLSASMVDDLQMIKDLGSSLSKEMAMLTSKFRMGFGSFVEKPVLPFIKVTEKELKNPCSNIGLTCQPTFGYKHVLPLTSETNRFNEIIAKQSVTANQDELECGFDAVMQAAVCGDKIGWRNDSMRLLVFVSDADSHFGMDSKMAGIVIPNDGQCHLDVKNEYSMSNMQEYPTLGQLIDKVVENNILLIFAVTENQIDIYKNYADLIPGATVGVLATDSRNILELIVTAYKELRSEIELEVLGDTEELQMSFTTICPNGTVFPDLKHCSNIKPGETVVFNVSVELSGCLSGVRHFSLKPVGLQGSLEVELESFCSCNCQQPPSTNSSQCIESQGAFQCGVCVCQPGFLGAQCECSEESAVLSNCRATNDSEICNGQGHCYCGQCVCHVSSFGRIYGPHCECDNYSCVRFRGELCGGHGVCDCGECHCESGWTGEYCNCSSSSEACMSEDGELCSDRGKCVCGKCVCSVPGASGDKCEKCPTCGNACSAAGACVECHLQEQDSPLCDLQCGIAQIYINKTEDHDKSPSMSCTLKMENGCWASFNVIDDGTGTTAYNLQMYECPEPPNIPMIILGVSLSIVCIGLILLAVWKVLVSVHDRKEVAKFEAEKAKAKWETGTNPLFKSSTSTFKNVTYKNTHRERIITMNHY from the exons GATCATGTTCAACAGGCAGCGCTGTGACTTGTGATGACTGTCTGCAGCTGAGCCCTCACTGTGCATGGTGCACACAGGAG AATTTCACTGACTGGTTTTCAGTCTCAGAAAGATGCGACACACTGGATGGCCTGCTAGAAAAAGGATGCGCCAGGTACCATGTTGAGTTCCCAACCTCCAGCAGCCAAGTCTTCCAGGATCAGCCCCTCGGGAAAAACACGAACAGCTCAAACAGCACTCAGGTCTCGCCACAAAAAATGGCACTCAAGCTGCGACCTG GCAGTGAGGTCACCTTCCAGGTTAAGATTCAACGCACAGAGGATTATCCTGTGGATATCTACTACCTGATGGACTTATCAGCATCCATGGTCGATGATCTGCAGATGATCAAAGACTTGGGCTCTTCTTTGTCTAAAGAGATGGCCATGCTTACCAGTAAATTTCGAATGGGCTTTGGGTCCTTCGTGGAGAAGCCTGTCCTTCCCTTCATTAAGGTGACagagaaagaactgaaaaacccTTGCAG TAATATAGGGTTGACTTGCCAGCCAACATTTGGCTACAAACATGTCTTGCCTTTGACAAGCGAAACCAACCGGTTCAATGAGATAATTGCTAAGCAATCTGTGACTGCAAATCAAGATGAGTTGGAGTGTGGCTTTGATGCTGTGATGCAAGCAGCTGTTTGTGGG gACAAAATTGGCTGGAGAAACGATTCGATGCGTCTGCTGGTATTTGTCAGTGATGCCGACTCACACTTCGGTATGGACAGTAAAATGGCCGGCATTGTGATTCCCAATGACGGGCAGTGTCACCTGGATGTCAAGAATGAGTATTCAATGTCCAATATGCAG GAGTATCCAACTCTTGGTCAGCTGATTGACAAAGTGGTGGAAAACAACATTCTGCTTATATTTGCTGTAACAGAGAATCAAATAGAcatctataag AACTATGCAGACCTCATACCTGGCGCCACAGTTGGAGTCCTGGCGACAGATTCGCGGAACATCCTGGAACTGATTGTAACAGCATATAAA GAACTGCGTTCAGAGATTGAACTTGAGGTGCTTGGAGACACAGAGGAGCTGCAGATGTCCTTCACAACCATTTGTCCAAACGGGACTGTCTTTCCTGATCTGAAACATTGCTCCAACATCAAACCAGGAGAGACG GTAGTGTTCAATGTGTCCGTGGAGCTTTCGGGGTGCCTGTCAGGAGTTCGGCATTTCTCCCTCAAACCGGTGGGCCTACAGGGCAGCCTGGAGGTGGAACTGGAGTCTTTTTGCTCGTGCAACTGCCAGCAGCCTCCTTCAACAAACAGCAGCCAGTGCATCGAGAGCCAAGGAGCTTTCCAGTgtggtgtgtgcgtgtgtcagCCGGGCTTCCTTGGAGCGCAGTGCGAATGCAGTGAGGAGAGTGCTGTGTTGAGTAACTGCCGCGCAACCAATGACTCTGAAATATGCAACGGCCAGGGACACTGTTATTGCGGGCAATGTGTGTGTCACGTGTCCAGCTTTGGCCGCATCTATGGGCCCCACTGCGAATGTGACAATTACTCCTGTGTTCGCTTTCGTGGGGAGCTCTGCGGAG gtCATGGAGTGTGCGACTGTGGGGAATGTCACTGTGAAAGTGGTTGGACAGGGGAGTACTGcaactgcagcagcagctctgagGCGTGCATGTCGGAGGATGGCGAGCTCTGTAGCGACCGGGGGAAATGCGTGTGCGGCAAGTGTGTCTGCTCTGTTCCTGGAGCATCTGGGGACAAGTGTGAGAAATGCCCAACATGTGGAAATGCTTGTAGCGCTGCAGG GGCCTGCGTGGAGTGTCATCTACAAGAACAAGATTCTCCGTTGTGCGATTTACAGTGCGGCATTGCTCAAATTTACATCAACAAAACAGAAG ATCATGACAAAAGTCCCTCTATGTCATGCACGCTCAAGATGGAAAATGGGTGCTGGGCATCTTTTAATGTGATAGATGATGGGACGGGGACCACTGCCTACAACCTCCAGATGTATG AATGCCCAGAGCCCCCCAACATCCCCATGATTATTCTGGGGGTCTCTCTTTCTATCGTGTGCATTGGTCTGATCCTGCTGGCTGTGTGGAAGGTGCTGGTATCAGTCCATGACCGGAAAGAAGTGGCCAAGTTTGAAGCTGAGAAAGCAAAGGCAAAATGGGAGACg gGAACCAACCCTCTGTTCAAAAGTTCAACGtctacatttaaaaatgtaactTATAAGAACACACACAGGGAAAGGATCATTACCATGAATCACTACTGA